Proteins encoded together in one Candidatus Binataceae bacterium window:
- a CDS encoding ABC transporter substrate-binding protein, which translates to MRIHRAVKFVAALLCALALGACHVSRPTIDHATQQNLYSAIPNDPRTFNPILVTDATSGRLLGDTFESFLQVNYRTLLPQPRIAQSWEISQDEKTMTFHLRRGIKWFDGQPVTASDVLFTLRVIYDPRIPTSMRSTLSVDGKPLKVTAPDDYTVVVSLPHPFAPLLYALGIPIIPEHVLKPAYDAGKFNHTWGIDTPPRMIIGNGPFRITRYVPGQVVQFERNPDFWMADELSGRLPRLRGRTRLVIPDRNAAYLRFLVGQVDVYAPPPREVVDLKQQAAKLKITLSEIGPDTGSLFFCFNRNPRFFVKNGVASPKLAWFTDLNFLRAMAHALDKQGIIDLCFHGLATPAISDIPPANTIYHNPNLKDYDYDLAESARLLEAGGYHLIAPWVRVDSKGNRLEFTMTSPTGSPESNQMCVIYKQDLESLGIKVNYRPLDFNTLVEKLDTSFDWDCMLMGFTSSIDPNDGANFYLSSGNLHIWDPNQSKPATPWEAEIDEMMLKGASVMDPAKRAPYYWRVQEILHDQLAVIQTVRVTQYAAWKNSVENYYPTVWGELYRPEWIQFKVK; encoded by the coding sequence ATGCGAATCCATAGAGCGGTCAAGTTTGTCGCGGCGTTGCTGTGCGCGTTGGCATTGGGGGCATGCCATGTGAGCCGGCCCACGATTGATCACGCAACGCAACAGAATCTTTACAGCGCCATCCCCAACGACCCGCGCACTTTCAATCCAATTCTCGTGACCGACGCCACCTCCGGCAGGCTACTGGGGGACACCTTCGAAAGTTTCCTGCAGGTTAACTATCGCACGCTTCTTCCCCAACCGCGCATCGCGCAGAGCTGGGAGATCTCGCAGGATGAAAAGACGATGACTTTTCACCTGCGCCGCGGTATCAAATGGTTTGATGGTCAGCCGGTTACCGCGAGCGACGTTCTGTTTACTTTAAGGGTGATCTATGACCCCAGGATTCCGACCAGCATGCGTTCCACACTGTCCGTTGATGGAAAGCCTCTTAAGGTTACGGCACCGGACGACTACACAGTGGTGGTTTCGCTGCCCCATCCGTTTGCACCTCTTCTGTATGCGCTGGGAATTCCGATAATTCCCGAACATGTTCTGAAGCCCGCCTACGATGCTGGAAAATTCAACCACACGTGGGGTATCGACACCCCACCCCGCATGATCATTGGTAACGGACCCTTCCGGATAACGCGTTACGTTCCAGGCCAGGTCGTGCAGTTCGAACGCAACCCCGATTTCTGGATGGCCGATGAGCTATCGGGGCGCCTTCCGCGGCTACGAGGTCGCACGCGGCTCGTCATACCGGATCGAAACGCAGCCTATCTGCGATTTCTCGTGGGACAGGTGGATGTCTACGCACCGCCTCCAAGAGAAGTAGTCGATCTCAAGCAACAGGCCGCAAAGCTCAAGATAACTCTCAGCGAGATAGGCCCCGACACAGGATCGCTTTTCTTCTGTTTCAATCGCAACCCGCGATTCTTCGTGAAGAACGGCGTCGCCAGCCCCAAGCTCGCCTGGTTCACAGACCTGAATTTCCTGCGTGCGATGGCGCACGCTCTCGATAAGCAGGGTATCATCGATCTCTGTTTTCACGGCCTTGCGACCCCGGCGATTTCAGACATCCCGCCGGCCAACACCATTTATCACAATCCGAATTTGAAGGATTACGATTACGATCTTGCTGAGTCCGCGCGATTGCTCGAAGCGGGAGGGTACCATCTCATTGCCCCCTGGGTGCGTGTCGATTCCAAGGGTAACCGCTTGGAATTCACCATGACGTCTCCGACAGGTAGTCCCGAATCCAACCAGATGTGCGTCATTTACAAACAGGACCTTGAAAGTCTCGGCATCAAAGTCAACTACCGCCCCCTGGACTTCAATACGCTCGTCGAAAAACTCGATACCTCCTTCGACTGGGACTGCATGCTGATGGGATTCACCAGTTCGATCGATCCGAATGACGGTGCGAACTTCTATCTCTCTTCTGGCAATCTACACATCTGGGATCCCAATCAGTCCAAGCCTGCGACCCCCTGGGAAGCGGAAATCGATGAGATGATGCTCAAGGGCGCATCGGTGATGGATCCTGCAAAACGTGCCCCCTACTACTGGCGGGTACAGGAAATTCTTCATGACCAGCTTGCGGTGATACAAACGGTACGCGTGACCCAATACGCGGCATGGAAGAATTCAGTGGAGAACTACTATCCGACCGTCTGGGGCGAGCTCTACCGACCAGAGTGGATCCAGTTCAAAGTCAAATAG
- a CDS encoding DUF2092 domain-containing protein has protein sequence MRSLGRLTAIVALATLLPACASLGPGSSPSGTIELSQDRATLIHQLTEKVAERDRALVSMQTDAVMEYSAPDRHPPKVREQIVAKRPDRLRVEALSAFNVALIVATSGKELTIFEPSRNRFTRAAATADTLNQFIQIPLAPADAVTLLLGIAPDSAALATRPPDAIVSEGVMTVASWSVENSAHRELGFQDDQLALVRMRDADGTVDYEVRYGEYQDVGGLMFPYAVEATFPKARSRISFHYKRPIINGEVPDSVFVLSPSSAGEQANLGDANP, from the coding sequence ATGCGATCGCTCGGGCGCCTGACCGCGATCGTCGCACTCGCGACCCTTCTCCCGGCCTGTGCGTCGTTGGGTCCGGGCAGTTCCCCCTCCGGCACCATAGAACTCTCGCAAGATCGCGCGACGCTGATTCATCAGTTGACGGAGAAAGTGGCGGAACGTGATCGAGCGCTGGTGTCGATGCAGACCGACGCGGTGATGGAATACTCGGCGCCGGATCGGCATCCGCCCAAGGTCCGCGAACAGATCGTCGCCAAGCGCCCCGATCGCCTTCGTGTAGAGGCGCTTTCGGCATTCAACGTCGCGCTGATCGTTGCGACCAGCGGAAAAGAGCTGACGATTTTTGAACCCTCGCGAAACCGCTTCACCCGCGCCGCCGCCACCGCGGACACCCTGAACCAATTTATCCAGATCCCGTTGGCGCCTGCCGACGCGGTGACGCTGCTGCTGGGAATCGCTCCCGACTCCGCCGCGCTTGCCACGCGTCCGCCCGACGCGATCGTGAGCGAGGGCGTGATGACGGTCGCCTCGTGGAGCGTAGAGAACTCCGCGCATCGCGAACTGGGATTTCAGGACGACCAACTTGCGTTGGTCCGGATGCGCGATGCTGACGGAACCGTCGACTACGAAGTGCGCTACGGCGAATACCAGGATGTGGGCGGGCTGATGTTTCCCTATGCGGTGGAGGCGACCTTTCCCAAGGCACGCAGCCGCATCTCATTCCATTACAAACGCCCGATCATCAACGGTGAAGTGCCTGACTCGGTGTTCGTTCTGTCCCCCTCCTCGGCAGGCGAGCAAGCCAACCTGGGCGATGCGAATCCATAG
- a CDS encoding tetratricopeptide repeat protein — MKFSAKCVVGVLAVASVVLVGCAQTAQRPPETPETASAGDANNFGGAPAVEIPSDAKAMGAFLIAETANNDNDREGALKGYEDAVRYDPTNAQLRVRLATLYVRDGRLKEALQEANEALKVNPNSVDARLLAAGISSALGDDATAERYYKEVLRLSPKNQEAYLYLGTLYAKRGDFTEAENTFQSLIALDPGSFLGYYYAGRVMVGAKKYDEADHYYQQALERNPEQELVLLDLATLRILQNKPEESVAYYKKIIQINPNNELARKRLAEIYVGQKKYDEALGELRQLEGIETNPTDTRTKIGLLYFRNGDYDQAATQFNLVLGTEPNNMQVRFYLGAVYMELNDYNRAIAEFEQVPPTDDHYVESRIQLAIIYDKQDHYDKSIDALNEALKLKPNDTELMGFLREVYTEKKDYAAAIAIARNIVAIDPRNDDFHFKLGACLDLDKQREAGMVEMKKAIELNPKNAQALNYVGYTYAEEGKNLEEAERLIKRALDVQPEDGFYIDSLGWVYYQKGEYKKAVDELERAVNLTGSDPTITEHLGDAYRKIGKVREATHEYNDALKKAQESDQVARLKDKLQVLEHAQNTVH; from the coding sequence ATGAAATTTTCAGCCAAATGCGTGGTGGGCGTGCTCGCGGTCGCGTCGGTGGTCTTGGTGGGATGTGCGCAAACCGCGCAACGCCCACCGGAGACTCCGGAAACCGCGAGCGCCGGTGATGCTAACAATTTTGGCGGAGCGCCCGCCGTCGAAATACCCTCCGACGCCAAGGCGATGGGCGCGTTCCTGATCGCAGAGACCGCGAACAACGACAACGATCGCGAAGGCGCGCTCAAGGGTTATGAAGACGCGGTTCGCTACGATCCAACCAACGCCCAGCTGCGGGTCCGCCTTGCGACTCTTTATGTACGCGACGGCCGGTTGAAAGAAGCGCTCCAGGAAGCGAACGAGGCGCTCAAGGTCAATCCTAATTCGGTCGACGCGCGCCTGCTCGCCGCCGGAATAAGCTCGGCACTCGGGGATGACGCGACCGCGGAACGCTACTACAAGGAAGTTCTCCGGCTCAGTCCCAAGAATCAGGAGGCGTACCTCTATCTGGGAACGTTGTACGCCAAGCGCGGCGATTTCACCGAGGCGGAGAACACCTTTCAGAGCCTGATTGCGCTCGATCCGGGCTCGTTCCTTGGCTACTACTACGCGGGCCGCGTGATGGTAGGAGCCAAGAAGTACGATGAAGCCGATCACTATTACCAGCAAGCGCTGGAACGAAATCCGGAACAGGAACTAGTGTTGCTCGACCTCGCTACCCTGCGGATTTTGCAGAACAAGCCGGAAGAATCAGTCGCGTACTACAAGAAGATCATCCAGATAAATCCGAACAACGAGCTCGCGCGCAAACGCCTGGCCGAAATCTATGTCGGCCAGAAGAAGTACGACGAAGCGCTGGGCGAGTTGCGGCAGCTGGAAGGCATCGAGACCAATCCGACCGACACGCGGACCAAGATCGGGCTTCTCTACTTCCGCAACGGCGACTACGACCAGGCCGCAACCCAGTTCAACCTGGTGCTTGGGACCGAGCCGAACAACATGCAGGTCCGGTTCTACCTGGGCGCGGTGTACATGGAGTTGAACGACTACAACCGCGCGATCGCCGAGTTCGAGCAGGTTCCCCCGACCGATGATCACTATGTCGAGTCCCGCATCCAGCTCGCCATCATCTACGACAAGCAGGATCACTACGACAAATCGATCGATGCGCTAAATGAGGCCTTGAAGCTCAAGCCCAACGACACCGAGCTGATGGGCTTTCTGCGCGAAGTGTACACCGAGAAGAAAGATTATGCCGCCGCGATTGCGATCGCGCGGAACATAGTCGCGATCGATCCACGCAATGATGACTTTCATTTCAAGCTCGGGGCTTGCCTCGATCTCGACAAGCAGCGCGAAGCGGGCATGGTTGAGATGAAGAAGGCGATCGAGCTTAACCCCAAGAACGCTCAGGCACTCAACTACGTCGGCTACACCTATGCCGAGGAGGGCAAGAACCTCGAAGAGGCCGAGCGGCTCATCAAGCGCGCCCTCGATGTTCAGCCGGAGGACGGCTTTTACATCGACAGCCTCGGCTGGGTGTATTACCAGAAGGGCGAATACAAGAAGGCCGTCGATGAGCTCGAGCGTGCGGTCAATCTGACCGGCAGCGATCCGACGATCACCGAACACCTCGGCGACGCCTATCGGAAGATCGGCAAGGTGCGCGAAGCCACGCACGAATACAACGACGCGCTCAAGAAGGCGCAGGAATCTGATCAAGTCGCGCGGCTCAAGGACAAGCTGCAAGTCCTCGAGCATGCGCAAAATACGGTGCATTGA